Genomic segment of Shewanella sp. OMA3-2:
TGTAGCAGCAACTACTAAGATTGCGCCATCCATCTGTGCAGCACCAGTGATCATGTTTTTAACATAATCCGCGTGACCTGGACAGTCGACGTGTGCATAGTGACGAATTGGTGTGTCATATTCGATGTGAGAAGTATTAATTGTAATACCGCGCTCACGCTCTTCTGGAGCGTTATCGATTTGAGCGAAGTTACGCACTTCACCACCATAAGTCTTAGCTAACACAGCAGAAATAGCTGCAGTTAAAGTTGTTTTACCATGGTCAACGTGACCGATGGTGCCTACGTTTACGTGGGGCTTCTTACGTTCAAATTTAGCTTTTGCCATGGTATAGCCTCAATCCAATAGTTTGGTGATGAAAACACACACATAATAAAAATCCGATGCATAGATATGACATCGAATCAATTTTTAGTCAGGCGATTATTTATTGTAGGATTGTGCTGATAAGCATGGTAGAAATACCGACTTAACCTTGACCTAAGGCTTGCTCAATTACTTGAGCTGTATCAGCAAACAAACTTGGAGCGGATGGCGGGAATCGAACCCGCGTTATCAGCTTGGAAGGCTGGAGTAATACCATTATACGACATCCGCGCAACCTACATAGGCTACCTAACTACCTAAAAAATGGTGGAGGGAGAAGGATTCGAACCTTCGAAGGCTGAGCCGTCAGATTTACAGTCTGATCCCTTTGGCCACTCGGGAACCCCTCCAGAAAAATGGTGCCGGCACCAAGAGTCGAACTCGGGACCTACTGATTACAAGTCAGTTGCTCTACCAACTGAGCTATGCCGGCGCATCATTTCGGGAACGGATATTAGGTAAATGTGACGCTAAGTGCAATAGAAAAATTATAAAAAAGCTAAATAAAGTCTTAATCGTTGTTTTTTTATTCGTGAATCGGTAAATATAGCCAAAATTTAACCATTATTCTTATTCGGTCAGATAATTGAATCTTAAAGTATTGTTCCAGTAATACGGATCGTGTAATGTGCCAGACCCAGTATAAAATTGGTTTATTAATGAAAAATAGCATTCAGCAAGCGCTATACCTCTCCTTCGAACGTCATAAATGGGCGGAGCTGCGCAATTCTGTTCCTTTAACTTTAAGCCAAGAAGAGCTTGAAAGCCTAAGAGGCATGAATGAGAAGTTATCATTAGATGAGGTAACTGATATTTACCTGCCACTAAGCCGATTACTGAACCTTATTGTAGGAGCAAAACAACAACGGGGAATGATTGTAGATAAGTTCTTAGAACAGAGCGCTTCGCGATCGCCGTACATTATCAGCATAGCAGGTAGTGTTGCTGTTGGAAAAAGCACTACTGCACGTATCCTGCAAACTTTACTACAACGTTGGCCTGAACACCCAAAAGTTGATCTAGTGACGACCGATGGTTTTTTATACCCTCTAGCTGATTTAAAGCGCAAGGGACTACTCCAGCGTAAAGGCTTTCCAGAAAGTTATGACATGAAAATGTTAGTCGACTTCATCTCTGCGGTGAAAACTGGTGAGACGCGTGTTTTGGCACCTTTATATTCACACGTCACCTATGATCGATGTCATGACCAGCACCAAGTGATAGAGCAACCTGACATTCTTATCCTTGAAGGGTTAAATGTTTTACAAACAGGTTTAGATTCTCCTATTGATATAAGACGCCCCTTTGTGTCTGACTTTGTCGACTTTTCAATATATGTCGATGCAGAAGAACATTTATTAAAAGAATGGTATCAGCAGCGTTTCTTACAGTTTAGAAAAGGTGCATTTAGCGACCCATTATCATTTTTTTCATCATTACGCTGCATTATCGGATAATGAAGCAAATGACATTTCAGCTACTATTTGGGACACGATTAATGGTCCTAATTTGAACCTTAACATTCAGCCAACCAGAGAACGTGCAAATCTTATTCTCAAAAAAGGTGAAAACCATTTAATGGATAATGTGTTACTGAGAAAGTAAGCTTTAGTTAAGGCGCGCTAACTAGGCGCGTCGTAAACTTATTTCACCACCAATAAACGTTCTCAGGCCTTCATTAGTCTCTATTACAATCCCTCCTTGCTGATCTATTCCCTTGTAAATACCCTCAACTTCGTTGGGCGCCATTAGCAACTTAATAGGCTTATTCGTAAATAAGTCATACTTCTGCCAAAAATTAGCAAATGGAGCCAAGCCCTGCTTATCAAAAAGTTGAATGTCACTTTTCAAATGTTGATGTAGTTTTACCAATAACAGGGTTTTATCAGGTAATTCCTTTTGGCTAGTTAAATCGCTCCATGGCTGATCAATAAGCTCGCCCTGTACAGCCGACATACTCATATTGATACCAAAACCAATCACTAATTCTGTTTGCTGTGTATTGGTTTGCGCAACTTCAATTAAAATACCAGCCAGCTTTTTACCCTCTAAATAAATGTCATTAGGCCATTTAAGCCCAAGACCATTGACTCCCATATCAGTTAATGCTTTAACGATTGAGCAGGCGATAACCAAGCTTAGCCCCATAGTTTTGGTCGCATCACTATCAAAACGCCAGAATAAAGATGCGTATAAATGATTACCGTAGGGAGATTGCCACTGTCTTCCGCGTCTTCCTCGCCCGACTGATTGATATTCAGCAACACAGATATCACCAGACTTCAAATCTTCATGATGAGTTAACAGAAAGCTATTAGTGCTATTTATTTCATCAAAATAAAAGCATCTGTTATCTATTTGGTTAATCAACCTATTCTCATCAACTAATGCTATTTGATTTGCTAGCTTATACCCTTTGCCTTTGACGCTAAAAACCTCAACACCATATTCAGACAATGAGTCAATATGCTGATTGACAGCCATTCTGGTTAAGCCAA
This window contains:
- the birA gene encoding bifunctional biotin--[acetyl-CoA-carboxylase] ligase/biotin operon repressor BirA, translated to MNEHWSRKRSILSLLSAEHFTSGEKIASQIGLTRMAVNQHIDSLSEYGVEVFSVKGKGYKLANQIALVDENRLINQIDNRCFYFDEINSTNSFLLTHHEDLKSGDICVAEYQSVGRGRRGRQWQSPYGNHLYASLFWRFDSDATKTMGLSLVIACSIVKALTDMGVNGLGLKWPNDIYLEGKKLAGILIEVAQTNTQQTELVIGFGINMSMSAVQGELIDQPWSDLTSQKELPDKTLLLVKLHQHLKSDIQLFDKQGLAPFANFWQKYDLFTNKPIKLLMAPNEVEGIYKGIDQQGGIVIETNEGLRTFIGGEISLRRA